The Amblyomma americanum isolate KBUSLIRL-KWMA chromosome 3, ASM5285725v1, whole genome shotgun sequence genome window below encodes:
- the LOC144123511 gene encoding uncharacterized protein LOC144123511 has protein sequence MASGTVSPGSPEYLTAVDQNEDKTMMTMTSLSGFMRYQKTPGGGESTESTSQHAAHSAAPGMPVTAAVVRTALIGVSIYQSKALRQCVCVALLFLILLILWLILRMANSGPSSTQAATTTTTISVDIYDPITEATEKPDGVNRTMLLYDIDALSLLNDMTVPNHVLDIDSFSEAAR, from the exons ATGGCCAGCGGCACTGTTTCCCCTGGTTCCCCGGAGTACTTGACGGCGGTGGACCAGAATGAGGACAAGACCATGATGACGATGACGTCCTTGTCCGGGTTCATGCGATACCAGAAGACGCCTGGCGGGGGCGAGAGCACGGAGAGCACGTCCCAACATGCTGCACATTCAGCCGCTCCGGGGATGCCCGTCACAGCAGCCGTGGTCAGGACAGCGCTGATAGGCGTCTCGATCTACCAGTCCAAAGCGCTCAG ACAATGCGTGTGCGTCGCACTCCTGTTCCTCATTCTGCTCATCCTGTGGCTGATCCTGCGGATGGCCAACTCCGGCCCTTCCAGCACACAGGcggctaccaccaccaccacgattTCGGTCGACATCTACGACCCCATCACGGAGGCCACAGAGAAGCCCGATGGCGTCAACAGGACGATGCTCCTGTACGACATCGACGCCCTGTCCCTGCTCAACGACATGACGGTGCCCAACCACGTGCTGGACATTGACTCATTCTCCGAAGCCGCGCGATGA